One stretch of Prunus persica cultivar Lovell chromosome G1, Prunus_persica_NCBIv2, whole genome shotgun sequence DNA includes these proteins:
- the LOC18792617 gene encoding putative pentatricopeptide repeat-containing protein At1g26500, whose product MIRQRSSSLTKPLINLFRFITTESTQTQLATPSPVNPAHLLRVCTILYQQQNSPESRLHSNLNSSNFQLTHEFFLQVCNSFPLSWRPVYLFFLYTQTHPNFTHTTVSFNKMVDVIGKARNIQLLWDMLHEMGRRRLVNDKTFLIALKTLAKARELNKCVEFFHVMNGYGFDYSLETLNKVVESLCGSKLVVEAKFIVFKLKESIGPNGVTYRCLIEGFCDVGDLIEASKIWNLMVDEGFDPDIGAIEKMMETLFKTNRYGEALKVFQMMRVNRMDDLGLSTYRLVIEWMCKSGKIEEAHVVFEEMQKRRIEADNSTLASLVYGLLARGRVRVAYKIVEGIEKPDINVFHGMIKGLLRLRKLREATEVFREMIKKGCEPNMHTYIMLLQGHLGKRGRKGSDPLVNFDTIFVGGLVKAGKSLEATKYVERVIKRGLEVPRFDYNKFLHYYSNEEGVGMFEEVGKKLREVGLVDLADIFQRYGEKMATRDRRRNREVEP is encoded by the coding sequence ATGATCAGACAAAGAAGTAGTAGCCTCACAAAGCCCCTCATAAACCTCTTCCGCTTCATAACAACCGAGTCAACTCAGACCCAACTCGCCACCCCATCCCCAGTGAACCCAGCCCACCTCCTCCGAGTCTGCACCATCCTCTACCAGCAACAGAACTCGCCCGAGTCACGCCTCCACTCAAACCTCAACTCGTCCAACTTCCAACTCACCCATGAGTTCTTCCTCCAGGTATGCAACAGTTTCCCTCTTTCATGGCGGCCCGTCtatctcttcttcctctacaCCCAAACCCACCCCAATTTCACTCACACGACCGTCTCGTTCAACAAAATGGTTGACGTAATCGGCAAGGCCAGGAACATCCAGCTCCTCTGGGACATGCTCCATGAAATGGGACGACGCCGTTTGGTGAATGATAAGACTTTTCTTATTGCTTTAAAGACCTTGGCCAAGGCCAGGGAGTTGAACAAGTgtgttgaattttttcatGTCATGAATGGGTATGGGTTTGATTATAGTTTGGAGACTTTGAATAAGGTGGTTGAGAGTCTTTGTGGGTCTAAGCTTGTTGTTGAGGCCAAGTTCATAGTTTTTAAGTTGAAGGAGTCGATTGGGCCTAATGGGGTTACGTACAGGTGTTTGATTGAAGGGTTTTGTGATGTGGGTGATTTGATTGAGGCTTCAAAGATTTGGAATTTGATGGTGGATGAAGGGTTTGACCCGGATATTGGTGCcattgagaaaatgatggAGACCCTTTTCAAGACGAATCGATACGGTGAGGCATTGAAGGTTTTTCAGATGATGAGGGTGAATAGGATGGATGATTTGGGTCTTTCAACTTATAGGCTTGTGATTGAGTGGATGTGTAAAAGTGGGAAGATTGAGGAAGCTCATGTGGTGTTCGAGGAAATGCAAAAGAGAAGGATCGAAGCAGATAATTCCACATTGGCTTCACTGGTTTACGGCCTTTTAGCTAGAGGTAGAGTTAGAGTGGCATATAAGATTGTGGAAGGGATTGAAAAACCGGATATTAACGTGTTCCATGGGATGATCAAGGGCCTTTTAAGGTTAAGAAAATTGCGTGAAGCAACAGAAGTGTTTAGGGAGATGATTAAAAAGGGGTGTGAGCCTAACATGCACACTTATATCATGTTATTGCAAGGACATTTGGGAAAGAGAGGAAGGAAGGGATCGGATCCTCTTGTGAATTTTGATACCATTTTTGTTGGTGGTCTGGTTAAGGCAGGGAAGTCACTAGAAGCCACCAAGTATGTGGAGAGAGTGATCAAAAGAGGACTTGAGGTGCCTAGATTTGATTATAATAAGTTTTTGCATTACTACTCAAATGAGGAAGGGGTGGGGATGTTCGAGGAGGTGGGGAAAAAACTGAGGGAAGTCGGGTTGGTTGATTTGGCGGATATTTTTCAGAGATACGGGGAGAAAATGGCCACGAgagatagaagaagaaatagagaAGTAGAGCCATGA
- the LOC18793075 gene encoding putative F-box protein At5g62660 encodes MRCKCVCKSWSSLFRSPSFVTAFNNFHCNDRNKSTTNFLFQKNSRLFSSKIEGQQGENNFLIPTPIAQLPLQTRSKFLERYPDHVQYILNPTPVAELSYLSRCEALECRPNRVQCVHGLICASSRCGPVFILNPSTQESIELPYVIDNYRFAYATYHFGYSPQTNEYKVLQILSFRLNRLSNRHIRFNTFTLGRDSSWRPLQVDPAHLRFLYAIGHTSEIMNGRSTGCVCLNGAIHWIHGTQKIIVVFDVRDETFRLVSLPEEYAREFGPDNYGPNKIAFPTGVVEVGGCVGVFADKSWGHNEIVLWILKDYKNLVWVKETITVMPRGAGYVEALGTIHTGELALALYFHGNSPGFDDGPPQLLLYDMESKQYRILDFIFPNNMGVARGIPIKLITSYDDSIAPLK; translated from the coding sequence ATGCGGTGCAAGTGCGTATGCAAGTCTTGGTCTTCCCTCTTCCGCAGCCCTTCCTTTGTCACCGCCTTCAACAATTTTCACTGCAATGACAGAAACAAGAGCACCACTAACTTCCTTTTCCAGAAGAATAGTCGTTTGTTCTCTTCAAAGATAGAGGGGCAacaaggagagaataattttCTAATTCCAACACCCATAGCCCAACTTCCACTCCAGACTCGGAGCAAATTTCTCGAACGTTATCCTGATCATGTGCAGTATATTCTAAATCCAACACCTGTTGCCGAACTTTCATACCTGAGTCGATGCGAAGCTCTCGAATGTCGTCCTAATCGTGTGCAATGTGTCCATGGTTTGATTTGTGCATCCTCTAGGTGTGGTCCTGTTTTCATACTTAACCCTAGCACTCAAGAGTCCATCGAACTTCCCTATGTAATAGATAATTACCGCTTCGCATACGCTACATATCACTTCGGCTATAGTCCACAGACTAACGAGTATAAGGTTCTCCAGATCTTGTCCTTTCGTCTCAACCGACTTAGCAATAGGCATATTCGGTTCAACACATTCACCCTAGGTAGGGATTCTTCATGGAGGCCATTGCAGGTAGACCCTGCCCACCTTCGTTTTTTATATGCTATAGGTCACACCTCTGAGATAATGAATGGGAGAAGTACTGGATGTGTGTGCCTGAATGGGGCCATACACTGGATCCATGGAACGCAGAAAATAATAGTGGTATTTGACGTTAGGGATGAGACCTTCAGACTGGTGTCACTACCTGAAGAATATGCACGAGAGTTTGGTCCAGATAATTATGGCCCCAATAAAATTGCTTTCCCTACAGGTGTTGTTGAGGTGGGAGGATGTGTGGGTGTGTTTGCTGACAAGTCGTGGGGACACAACGAGATAGTGTTATGGATTTTGAAGGACTACAAGAACCTTGTGTGGGTTAAGGAGACTATTACTGTGATGCCAAGAGGAGCAGGCTATGTTGAAGCTTTGGGTACAATCCATACAGGTGAGCTAGCGCTCGCGCTCTATTTTCATGGAAATTCACCGGGATTTGATGACGGTCCACCTCAGTTGCTTCTTTATGATATGGAGAGCAAACAATATAGAATACttgatttcatttttcctAATAATATGGGAGTTGCTCGGGGAATACCAATTAAGTTAATTACTAGTTATGATGATAGCATTGCCCCCTTAAAATGA